The following coding sequences are from one Panicum hallii strain FIL2 chromosome 5, PHallii_v3.1, whole genome shotgun sequence window:
- the LOC112893958 gene encoding uncharacterized protein LOC112893958: MAAVPPAFTGNLKKALAGLRRINLDGLRWRVFDAKGQVLGRLASQIAVVLQGKDKPTYAPHVENGDMCIVLNAKDISVTGRKMTDKIYYWHTGYIGHLKERRLKDQMEKDPTEVIRKAVLRMLPRNRLRDDRDRKLRIFSGNEHPFHDRPLEPFVMPPRQVREMRPRARRALIRAQKKEQANRAKEEEDAKNAKAEVTA, translated from the exons ATGGCTGCGGTGCCGCCGGCGTTCACCGGTAACCTGAAG AAAGCACTTGCAGGTTTAAGGAGAATCAATTTAGATGGGCTGCGTTGGCGTGTATTTGACGCAAAGGGCCAG GTGCTGGGACGGTTGGCATCCCAAATAGCTGTTGTGCTACAAGGCAAGGATAAACCAACTTATGCACCACATGTGGAAAATGGAGACATGTGCATTGTGCTTAATGCCAAGGATATCAGTGTTACAGGAAGAAAAATGACCGATAAGATTTACTACTGGCACACAGG GTATATTGGCCATCTAAAGGAAAGAAGACTCAAGGACCAGATGGAAAAAGACCCAACTGAGGTGATCCGCAAAGCTGTCCTGCGCATGCTTCCCCGCAACAGGCTGCGTGAT GACAGGGATCGCAAGCTGAGGATATTTTCTGGAAATGAGCATCCATTCCATGACCGCCCCCTTGAACCGTTTGTGATGCCACCCCGGCAAGTACGCGAGATGCGCCCTCGTGCAAGGCGTGCATTGATAAGGGCCCAGAAAAAAGAGCAGGCAAACAGAgccaaggaggaagaagatgctAAGAATGCCAAAGCTGAGGTCACTGCATAG
- the LOC112891415 gene encoding cytochrome P450 704C1-like produces the protein MDIDYHTTTAAWAVAGLALLATCWYLAAARRGSRRYPPVAGTVFHKLYHFRRLHDYLADLSRRRRTFRLLAPGRRRLVYTCDPAVVEHILRTNFASYGKGTFNHDSTRDLLGDGIFAVDGAMWRQQRAIAAHEFSTRAMREFSGAVFRKNAAKLAAVVFGNAASKRPMEFQGLLQKAAMDSIFAVTFGSELNTLGASGPDGGDDEASRFAAAVDDASEFTLLRYVNPFWKAMRLLNVGPEAALRERVKVVDEFVYRRIRARSEELQASQQPDLTTTRRDMLSRFMEAASTATDDGSAGTTVDYKYLRDIVLNILIAGKDTTVEALAWFFYMACKHPRVQERVFQEAGEATLAGEAAVPVDEFARRLTDEALSRMHYLHAALTETLRLYPALPLNNKECFSDDVLPDGFSVGKGDIVFYVPYAMGRMEYLWGEDAEAFRPERWLDDNGEFQQESPFKFTAFQAGPRICLGKEFAYRQMKVLAAVLLRFFVFKLRDEAASVSYRAAITLLIEDGLHLTATPR, from the exons ATGGACATAGACTACCACACGACGACGGCGGCCTGGGCCGTCGCCGGGCTCGCTCTGCTGGCGACCTGCTGGTACctggccgccgcgcgccgcgggtCCCGGCGGTACCCGCCCGTGGCGGGCACGGTGTTCCACAAGCTCTACCACTTCCGGCGCCTGCACGACTACCTCGCCGACCTGTCCCGCCGCCGCAGGACCTTCCGCCTGCTCGcgcccggccggcggcggctggtGTACACGTGCGACCCGGCGGTGGTGGAGCACATCCTCCGGACCAACTTCGCCAGCTACGGCAAGGGCACGTTCAACCACGACAGCACGCGGGACCTGCTCGGGGACGGCATCTTCGCCGTGGACGGCGCCATGTGGAGGCAGCAGCGGGCGATCGCCGCCCACGAGTTCTCCACGAGGGCCATGCGCGAGTTCAGCGGCGCCGTCTTCAGGAAGAACGCCGCCaagctcgcggccgtcgtgttCGGCAACGCCGCGTCGAAGCGACCCATGGAATTCCAG GGCCTGTTGCAGAAAGCGGCGATGGATTCCATCTTCGCCGTCACCTTCGGCTCGGAGCTCAACACACTGGGCGCATCAGGTCcggacggcggcgacgacgaggcGAGCCGAttcgcggcggcggtggacgaCGCGAGCGAGTTCACCCTGCTCCGCTACGTCAACCCGTTCTGGAAGGCGATGAGGCTCCTCAACGTCGGCCCCGAGGCGGCGCTCCGGGAACGGGTCAAGGTCGTCGACGAGTTCGTGTACAGGCGCATCCGCGCCCGGTCCGAGGAGCTCCAGGCGTCGCAGCAGCCGGACCTGACCACGACGAGGCGGGACATGCTGTCCAGGTTCATGGAAGCGGCCAGTACCGCTACCGACGATGGCTCTGCGGGGACGACGGTGGACTACAAGTACCTGAGGGACATCGTCCTGAACATCCTGATAGCCGGCAAGGACACGACCGTGGAGGCGCTCGCGTGGTTCTTCTACATGGCGTGCAAGCACCCGCGGGTGCAGGAGAGGGTCTTCCAGGAGGCCGGAGAGGCCACCCTCGCCGGCGAGGCCGCCGTGCCCGTGGACGAGTTCGCGCGGCGCCTCACCGACGAGGCGCTGAGCCGGATGCACTACCTGCACGCCGCCCTGACGGAGACGCTCAGGCTCTACCCCGCCCTTCCCTTG AACAACAAGGAATGCTTCTCGGACGATGTTCTGCCGGACGGGTTCAGCGTCGGCAAGGGGGACATCGTCTTCTACGTGCCTTACGCCATGGGCCGGATGGAGTACCTGTGGGGGGAGGACGCCGAGGCCTTCCGCCCCGAGCGCTGGCTCGACGACAACGGCGAGTTCCAGCAGGAGAGCCCGttcaagttcacagcttttCAG GCCGGCCCGAGGATATGCTTGGGGAAGGAGTTCGCGTACAGGCAGATGAAGGTGCTGGCGGCCGTGCTGCTCCGCTTCTTCGTGTTCAAGCTGCGGGACGAGGCGGCCAGCGTCAGCTACAGGGCCGCGATCACGCTACTCATTGAAGACGGCCTCCATCTGACGGCGACGCCACGATGA
- the LOC112893102 gene encoding ribonuclease 2-like, which produces MFSKLLDPSIPTISSRDLAAVDGLVAVHIGRSGHAPRAPEVSIRSGSYGGRGVMETRRHRRGRKKRLLLPLSLLCLVVLLPGALLAPSASASSSSSPAAGGGRKRRWAEFDYYVLALQWPGTICRQTSNCCETNGCCRSKPLKWFTIHGLWPQYNYGGWPSCCRPTRFNINKILMLMPILEKYWPSLYCGSSSTCFGGRGPFWVHEWETHGTCAYPEIQDEYDYFSTALYLYSKYNVTKALRKAHIRPASGRKYAVGHIVAVIEYAFGAMPSLVCKNGSVQELRLCFHKDYQPRDCTFETDKAPNSRSQCPRYVTFPSYKPSVLANATEGISDQAIGELHAYG; this is translated from the exons ATGTTCTCCAAGCTACTCGATCCATCCATCCCCACCATCTCAAGTCGCGATCTTGCAGCAGTTGATGGATTGGTTGCAGTACACATAGGCAGATCCGGACACGCGCCGCGAGCCCCTGAAGTTTCAATTCGTTCGGGAAGCTACGGCGGCCGCGGGGTGATGGAGACGCGGCGGCACCGGCGCGGGAGGAAGAAGCGCTTGCTCCTCccgctctcgctcctctgcctCGTCGTGCTGCTCCCCGGCGCGCTGCTGGCGCCGTCCGCctcggcgtcgtcgtcgtcgtcgccggcggcgggtggcggcagGAAGCGGCGGTGGGCGGAGTTCGACTACTACGTGCTGGCGCTGCAGTGGCCGGGCACCATCTGCCGCCAGACCAGCAACTGCTGCGAGACCAATGGCTGCTGCCG ATCGAAGCCTCTCAAGTGGTTCACAATTC ATGGTCTGTGGCCACAGTATAACTATGGGGGATGGCCATCATGCTGTAGACCCACCAGATTCAACATCAATAAG ATCTTAATGTTGATGCCGATACTAGAGAAGTACTGGCCATCCTTGTACTGCGGCTCTTCTTCGACTTGCTTTGGTGGAAGGGGGCCATTTTGGGTGCATGAG TGGG AAACTCATGGTACATGTGCTTATCCTGAAATACAGGATGAATATGACTACTTCTCCACTGCACTTTATCTCTACAGCAAATACAATGTTACG AAAGCCCTGAGAAAAGCACACATCCGACCTGCAAGTGGCAGAAAATACGCCGTTGGACATATTGTTGCTGTCATTGAGTATGCATTCGGAGCAATGCCCTCACTTGTTTGTAAGAATGGCTCGGTTCAAGAACTTAGGCTCTGCTTCCACAAGGATTATCAG CCTCGTGATTGCACGTTCGAGACTGACAAGGCACCGAACAGCAGAAGCCAATGCCCTCGCTACGTCACTTTCCCGTCGTACAAACCATCCG TGCTGGCCAATGCTACGGAGGGGATCAGTGACCAAGCCATTGGCGAGCTACACGCCTACGGCTGA
- the LOC112893103 gene encoding ribonuclease 2-like, which yields MATTRKVACVLVVWALVAAGLGPVSARAPLGRKPQREFDYFALSLQWPGTICASTRHCCASNGCCRSEPLQWFTIHGLWPDYDDGTWPACCRRTQFEMDKILPLKDMLDKYWPSLYCSSSSTCFSGKGPFWAHEWEKHGTCSAPVVQDELQYFTIALDLYFKYNVTEMLSSGGIQISNGKEYALSEVIDTIKHAFGGSPQIVCKRGSVEELRLCFDKELKPRDCLTTSLTNGSVSRTKHCPQYIKLPKYDPLVLANSTGEIMTQFDDFEVSAAIYTA from the exons aTGGCGACGACGAGGAAGGTTGCGTGCGTGCTTGTGGTCTGGGCGCTGGTGGCCGCCGGCCTGGGCCCCGtctccgcgcgcgcgccgctggGCCGCAAGCCGCAGCGCGAGTTCGACTATTTTGCGCTCTCCCTGCAGTGGCCCGGCACCATCTGCGCCTCCACCCGCCACTGCTGCGCCAGCAACGGGTGCTGCCG CTCGGAGCCGCTCCAGTGGTTCACGATCC ATGGTCTGTGGCCGGACTATGACGATGGGACATGGCCGGCGTGCTGCCGCCGCACCCAGTTCGAGATGGACAAG ATATTGCCACTGAAGGATATGCTTGACAAGTACTGGCCGTCCTTgtactgctcctcctcttccaCTTGCTTCAGCGGCAAGGGGCCCTTCTGGGCTCACGAG TGGG AGAAGCATGGAACCTGCTCTGCCCCTGTGGTTCAGGACGAATTACAATATTTCACCATTGCCCTTGACCTCTACTTCAAATATAACGTTACG GAAATGCTGTCAAGTGGAGGTATACAGATTTCAAATGGTAAGGAATACGCACTGAGTGAAGTCATCGATACCATCAAACATGCTTTTGGGGGGTCACCACAAATTGTTTGCAAGAGGGGCTCTGTTGAAGAACTCAGGTTATGCTTCGACAAAGAACTGAAG CCTCGTGATTGCCTTACTACTTCTTTGACGAATGGAAGTGTGTCAAGAACAAAGCACTGCCCACAGTACATCAAACTGCCAAAATATGATCCCCTTG TGCTCGCCAATTCAACTGGAGAGATCATGACACAGTTCGACGACTTTGAGGTGTCTGCAGCAATTTATACAGCCTAA
- the LOC112893101 gene encoding uncharacterized protein LOC112893101 isoform X2: MKNSRQDVAARLLRMIFDKKPKMAGSILAKKGHILEEFFRGNPKRIIQWFGHFAVTGESTHKKGAKALSQFAFVNRDMCWEELEWKGKHGQSPAVVATKPHYFHDLDVLQTVENFLEYVPDFWSSDELADSIKDGEILQIDAGYFVDQFLYLMYEDNSKDAWHVVEDFLIDEQFSSLSQHLLIHLDEQRLLDFLKSLGKLISPTSQCKELAFPCCWLEVLLSGHCDRISLDDLVLLNCVIAKGRQLWRLMNDEEQQEEQEQMEEILKGVNHLTVADHFALMKELVEREFPDALKWISIQSWVIFCVLSKECRSGDSCESLFSHNKIEFRKADDYSLVQNDGCSISQLPDTDDVDLAGSSQKRRKRNRRKKRHRYDSDDDKLDELLELGSSKGKNYVESRGSWHLSTDGFSASWDIADIPDHLSTCYLKIWVKWACF; encoded by the exons ATGAAGAATTCCAGGCAAGATGTTGCTGCCCGCTTGTTGCGGATGATTTTTGATAAGAAGCCCAAAATGGCCGGGTCTATTCTAGCAAAAAAAGGCCATATACTGGAGGAGTTCTTCCGAG GAAACCCGAAGCGGATAATACAGTGGTTTGGTCATTTTGCTGTTACTGGTGAATCCACACATAAGAAGGGTGCAAAGGCACTTTCTCAGTTTGCATTTGTAAATCGTGACATGTGCTGGGAAGAACTTGAGTGGAAAGGAAAGCATGGGCAGTCTCCTGCTGTTGTTGCTACTAAGCCTCACTATTTTCATGATCTTGATGTTCTCCAGACAGTGGAAAATTTCCTGGAGTATGTCCCCGACTTCTGGTCTTCAGATGAGCTTGCTGATTCTATTAAAGATGGTGAAATACTGCAAATTGATGCAGGTTATTTTGTAGATCAATTTTTGTACTTGATGTACGAGGACAATTCCAAAGATGCATGGCATGTGGTTGAAGATTTTTTGATAGACGAGCAGTTTTCCTCTCTTTCCCAACATCTTCTTATTCATCTAGATGAGCAAAGGCTTCTTGATTTCTTAAAATCGTTAGGCAAGCTCATCAGTCCTACTTCGCAATGCAAGGAATTGGCATTTCCATGCTGTTGGCTTGAGGTTCTTTTGTCAGGACATTGTGATCGCATATCTCTTGATGATCTTGTCTTATTGAACTGTGTCATTGCCAAGGGTAGACAACTTTGGCGGCTCATGAATGACGAAGAACAGCAGGAAGAACAGGAACAAATGGAAGAGATCCTGAAGGGCGTAAATCATTTGACTGTTGCTGATCATTTTGCTCTCATGAAGGAACTAGTGGAGAGAGAATTTCCTGATGCACTTAAGTGGATAAGCATTCAGTCCTGGGTCATCTTCTGTGTTTTGTCTAAAGAATGCAGATCAGGAGATTCTTGTGAATCTTTGTTCTCTCATAACAAAATAGAGTTTCGCAAGGCTGACGATTACTCATTGGTTCAGAACGATGGGTGCTCAATTTCACAGCTACCGGATACTGATGATGTGGATCTTGCTGGAAGTAGtcagaaaaggagaaagaggaATAGGAGGAAAAAGCGGCATAGATATGATTCTGATGATGACAAGCTTGACGAACTGCTTGAACTTGGATCTTCCAAAGGAAAGAACTATGTTGAATCACGAGGAAGCTGGCACCTTTCAACTGATGGTTTCTCAGCTTCTTGGGACATT GCGGACATACCGGATCACCTTTCTACATGTTATTTGAAGATCTGGGTAAAGTGGGCTTGCTTTTGA
- the LOC112893101 gene encoding uncharacterized protein LOC112893101 isoform X1: MVQLFLHVPREGGSVNTVAVEARKSLLNNVESIIKSIIKSTGRYEARLWLCSTISSVHSLSHHDQRNLFLDLLEMKNSRQDVAARLLRMIFDKKPKMAGSILAKKGHILEEFFRGNPKRIIQWFGHFAVTGESTHKKGAKALSQFAFVNRDMCWEELEWKGKHGQSPAVVATKPHYFHDLDVLQTVENFLEYVPDFWSSDELADSIKDGEILQIDAGYFVDQFLYLMYEDNSKDAWHVVEDFLIDEQFSSLSQHLLIHLDEQRLLDFLKSLGKLISPTSQCKELAFPCCWLEVLLSGHCDRISLDDLVLLNCVIAKGRQLWRLMNDEEQQEEQEQMEEILKGVNHLTVADHFALMKELVEREFPDALKWISIQSWVIFCVLSKECRSGDSCESLFSHNKIEFRKADDYSLVQNDGCSISQLPDTDDVDLAGSSQKRRKRNRRKKRHRYDSDDDKLDELLELGSSKGKNYVESRGSWHLSTDGFSASWDIADIPDHLSTCYLKIWVKWACF; this comes from the exons ATGGTTCAGCTCTTTTTGCATGTGCCGAGAGAAGGTGGCAGTGTTAATACAGTTGCTGTGGAGGCGAGGAAATCTCTTCTTAACAATGTTGAATCCATAATCAAGTCAATTATCAAGTCAACAGGAAGGTACGAAGCTCGGTTGTGGCTGTGCAGCACTATCTCGTCGGTCCATTCTCTCAGTCACCATGACCAGCGGAACCTATTTCTCGATCTCTTAGAAATGAAGAATTCCAGGCAAGATGTTGCTGCCCGCTTGTTGCGGATGATTTTTGATAAGAAGCCCAAAATGGCCGGGTCTATTCTAGCAAAAAAAGGCCATATACTGGAGGAGTTCTTCCGAG GAAACCCGAAGCGGATAATACAGTGGTTTGGTCATTTTGCTGTTACTGGTGAATCCACACATAAGAAGGGTGCAAAGGCACTTTCTCAGTTTGCATTTGTAAATCGTGACATGTGCTGGGAAGAACTTGAGTGGAAAGGAAAGCATGGGCAGTCTCCTGCTGTTGTTGCTACTAAGCCTCACTATTTTCATGATCTTGATGTTCTCCAGACAGTGGAAAATTTCCTGGAGTATGTCCCCGACTTCTGGTCTTCAGATGAGCTTGCTGATTCTATTAAAGATGGTGAAATACTGCAAATTGATGCAGGTTATTTTGTAGATCAATTTTTGTACTTGATGTACGAGGACAATTCCAAAGATGCATGGCATGTGGTTGAAGATTTTTTGATAGACGAGCAGTTTTCCTCTCTTTCCCAACATCTTCTTATTCATCTAGATGAGCAAAGGCTTCTTGATTTCTTAAAATCGTTAGGCAAGCTCATCAGTCCTACTTCGCAATGCAAGGAATTGGCATTTCCATGCTGTTGGCTTGAGGTTCTTTTGTCAGGACATTGTGATCGCATATCTCTTGATGATCTTGTCTTATTGAACTGTGTCATTGCCAAGGGTAGACAACTTTGGCGGCTCATGAATGACGAAGAACAGCAGGAAGAACAGGAACAAATGGAAGAGATCCTGAAGGGCGTAAATCATTTGACTGTTGCTGATCATTTTGCTCTCATGAAGGAACTAGTGGAGAGAGAATTTCCTGATGCACTTAAGTGGATAAGCATTCAGTCCTGGGTCATCTTCTGTGTTTTGTCTAAAGAATGCAGATCAGGAGATTCTTGTGAATCTTTGTTCTCTCATAACAAAATAGAGTTTCGCAAGGCTGACGATTACTCATTGGTTCAGAACGATGGGTGCTCAATTTCACAGCTACCGGATACTGATGATGTGGATCTTGCTGGAAGTAGtcagaaaaggagaaagaggaATAGGAGGAAAAAGCGGCATAGATATGATTCTGATGATGACAAGCTTGACGAACTGCTTGAACTTGGATCTTCCAAAGGAAAGAACTATGTTGAATCACGAGGAAGCTGGCACCTTTCAACTGATGGTTTCTCAGCTTCTTGGGACATT GCGGACATACCGGATCACCTTTCTACATGTTATTTGAAGATCTGGGTAAAGTGGGCTTGCTTTTGA
- the LOC112895702 gene encoding 60S ribosomal protein L5-1: MGGFVKTQKTNAYFKRFQVKFKRRRAGKTDYRARIRLINQDKNKYNTPKYRFVVRFTNKDITAQIVSASIAGDMVLAAAYSHELPRYGLEVGLTNYAAAYCTGLLLARRVLKLRDLDQEYEGNVEATGEDFSVEPADERRPFRALLDVGLVRTTTGNRVFGALKGALDGGLDIPHSDKRFAGFKKDEKQLDAEVHRKYIYGGHVAEYMRTLADEEPEKYQAHFSDYIKKGIEADDMEALYKKVHAAIRADPTMAKSTKQPPKEHKRYNPKKLTYEQRKASLVERLNALNSSGGADDDDEDDE, from the exons ATG GGTGGTTTTGTGAAGACCCAGAAGACCAATGCTTACTTCAAGCGTTTCCAAGTGAAGTTCAAGAGAAGGCGCG CTGGTAAGACAGACTACAGGGCAAGGATCAGGTTGATTAACCAAGACAAGAACAAGTACAATACTCCCAAATACAGATTCGTTGTGCGATTT ACCAACAAGGACATCACTGCACAAATCGTATCTGCAAGTATTGCGGGTGATATGGTACTTGCTGCTGCCTACTCCCATGAGCTGCCACGATATGGTCTTGAAGTTGGTCTGACCAACTATGCTGCAG CCTACTGCACTGGGCTTCTTTTGGCCCGTCGTGTGCTCAAGCTTCGTGATTTGGATCAGGAGTATGAGGGCAATGTTGAG GCCACTGGTGAAGACTTCTCTGTTGAACCAGCTGATGAGAGGAGGCCTTTCCGTGCTCTTTTGGATGTTGGCCTTGTTAGGACTACCACTGGGAACCGCGTCTTTGGTGCCCTGAAG GGAGCTTTGGATGGTGGTCTGGATATTCCTCACAGTGACAAGAGGTTTGCTGGTTTCAAGAAGGATGAGAAGCAGCTGGATGCTGAGGTCCACCGCAAGTACATCTATGGTGGCCATGTTGCTGAGTACATGAGG ACTCTGGCTGACGAGGAGCCGGAGAAGTACCAGGCTCACTTCAGTGACTACATCAAGAAGGGGATTGAGGCTGATGACATGGAAGCTCTTTACAAGAAGGTCCATGCTGCCATCCGTGCTGATCCTACCATGGCCAAGTCAACCAAGCAGCCACCGAAGGAGCACAAGAG GTACAACCCCAAGAAGCTGACCTACGAGCAGAGGAAGGCCAGCCTTGTTGAAAGGCTCAATGCCCTCAACTCGTCTGGTGGcgctgatgatgatgatgaggatgatgaaTGA
- the LOC112893849 gene encoding uncharacterized protein LOC112893849, producing the protein MSPPAMLLPVVCSAAPSCSPLCPVTASHVVARVPRRVDVGAALRSYADPLVAQVPDRPPLADSSILSPYPSAPDDIVRGFGFGGAASELPSTGAGADALCCTGTNQPLTFVADLAAPDQTATAVTAMVDSAPSDAAERALSDAPFPTTFPSDASEVEDSVARLIDKLGKQVFQAEDELTEAYDKLRLSAYDALGTWRKTVRDAIGGLKVSIDASKEQAAGGVTDASGALQEKVAGAGAVAVDVVRKAIVAAENSLGGAATFVLSSYESAKESLPPSVRDLLSTSEEKASLVLRPIGNALQQVYVIVEGVEKNVGLDPSDPIVQLAVVLGGSVTIGTSYWLFIYGGYSGDLSPESALELLKNDGKAVLIDVRPEDLREKDGVPDLRRGARSKYASVASPEIKGPIKNMLKGGRDVDDALLAVVIRNLKLVKGDSKVIVMDANGARSKAVARLLKKLGVQRPYLVKGGFQAWSKDLRVKELKPETALTAINEDVEEIIEQIKPTPTLVLGSLLGLSALSYAILEWETTLQYIAVLSIGLTIYSRFSTYESSEDLEQDLKLLLSPVQVGAEALSWAAKKIEPNKVGLPTSPSTTAVKDRVLQAAAKHESQPSDSEESSAHTAEA; encoded by the exons ATGAGCCCGCCCGCCATGCTGCTGCCCGTCgtctgctccgccgcgcccagCTGCTCCCCGCTCTGCCCG GTGACGGCGTCGCACGTCGTCGCGCGGGTGCCGCGGAGGGTGGACGTGGGCGCCGCGCTCAGGTCCTACGCCGACCCGCTCGTCGCGCAGGTGCCcgaccgcccgccgctcgcggACTCTTCCATCCTCTCCCCGTACCCCAGCGCGCCGGACGACATCGTCCGAGGCTTCGGCTTCGGCGGCGCGGCCTCCGAGCTGCCCagcaccggcgccggcgccgacgcgctaTGCTGCACCGGGACCAACCAGCCGCTGACGTTCGTCGCGGACCTGGCCGCTCCAGACCAAACTGCTACCGCCGTCACTGCCATGGTGGACTCGGCCCCCAGCGACGCCGCGGAGCGGGCCCTGTCGGACGCGCCGTTCCCCACCACGTTCCCGTCCGACGCGTCCGAGGTCGAGGACTCCGTGGCCAGGCTCATCGATAAGCTCGGCAAGCAGGTCTTCCAGGCGGAGGACGAGCTCACCGAGGCCTACGACAAGCTGAGGCTGTCGGCGTACGACGCGCTCGGGACCTGGAGGAAGACGGTGCGCGACGCGATCGGTGGGCTCAAGGTCTCGATCGATGCCAGTAAGGAGCAGGCCGCCGGAGGTGTCACGGACGCTTCGGGGGCGTTGCAGGAGAAGGTGGCGGGAGCTGGTGCCGTGGCTGTTGATGTTGTTAGGAAGGCAATTGTTGCTGCAGAAAATTCGCTGGGCGGCGCGGCAACGTTCGTTTTGTCTTCTTACGAATCCGCAAAGGAGTCTCTACCACCAAGTGTTAGAGATCTGTTGAGCACGTCTGAGGAGAAAGCTAGTCTAGTATTGAGACCAATCGGAAATGCTCTTCAACAG GTATATGTAATTGTTGAAGGTGTTGAAAAGAATGTTGGTTTGGACCCAAGTGATCCTATTGTTCAATTGGCAGTTGTGCTTGGAGGTTCAGTGACAATAGG GACATCATACTGGCTCTTCATATACGGTGGTTATTCAGGAGACCTGTCACCAGAATCAGCATTGGAGCTATTGAAAAATGATGGCAAAGCCGTACTTATCGATGTTCGGCCTGAG GATTTGAGGGAAAAAGATGGTGTTCCTGATTTACGCCGTGGGGCTAGGTCTAAATATGCAAGTGTAGCTTCACCTGAG ATCAAAGGCCCAATAAAGAATATGCTTAAAGGTGGAAGAGATGTTGATGATGCCTTACTTGCAGTTGTCATCCGAAACTTGAAATTGGTTAAG GGTGATTCAAAGGTCATAGTTATGGATGCTAATGGAGCCCGATCAAAAGCTGTTGCTAGGTTACTAAAGAAGCTTGGCGTGCAG CGACCTTACCTAGTTAAAGGTGGTTTCCAAGCATGGTCAAAGGACCTTCGTGTCAAAGAACTGAAACCTGAGACTGCATTAACAGCAATAAATGAG GACGTTGAAGAAATCATTGAACAAATAAAGCCCACCCCAACTCTTGTGCTCGGATCTCTTCTG GGCCTCTCAGCACTTTCCTATGCTATACTAG AATGGGAGACGACTCTGCAATACATCGCTGTTCTAAGCATTGGGCTG ACTATCTACTCGCGATTCTCTACATACGAGAGCTCCGAGGATTTGGAGCAGGACCTAAA GCTGTTGCTGTCTCCTGTACAAGTAGGAGCAGAAGCGTTGTCATGGGCAGCTAAGAAGATAGAGCCGAACAAGGTGGGCCTGCCGACGTCCCCCTCCACGACGGCGGTGAAAGACCGGGTTCTCCAGGCGGCGGCGAAGCACGAGTCGCAGCCATCAGATTCCGAAGAGTCGTCGGCCCATACGGCCGAAGCATGA
- the LOC112891718 gene encoding uncharacterized protein LOC112891718: MAGKSHTHKAFLLCNYVLLGAASSCIFLTLSLRLLPSPCGLLLLFLHALTAVFSAAGCSGSFTAPATPAQWHNAHTAGAALTAIFQGAVALLAFTRTSDFLAELQSYVRDEDGAVILKMVGGLGTAIFVLEWAALALAFSLRLDDEDDDDLHAKNWQSYNV; the protein is encoded by the coding sequence ATGGCGGGGAAGTCGCACACGCACAAGGCGTTCCTGCTCTGCAACTACGTGCTCCTCGGCGCCGCCTCCAGCTGCATCTTCCTCACGCTCTCGCTGCGCCTGCTGCCCTCCCCGTGCGGCCTGCTCCTGCTCTTCCTCCACGCGCTCACCGCCGTCTTCTCCGCCGCGGGCTGCTCGGGCTCCTTCACGGCGCCCGCCACGCCCGCCCAGTGGCACAACGCGCACACGGCGGGGGCCGCGCTCACCGCCATCTTCCAGGGGGCCGTCGCGCTGCTCGCCTTCACCCGCACCTCCGACTTCCTCGCCGAGCTCCAGTCCTACGTCCGCGACGAGGACGGCGCCGTCATCCTCAAGATGGTCGGCGGGCTCGGCACCGCCATCTTCGTCCTCGAGTGGgccgcgctcgcgctcgcctTCTCCCTCCGGCTcgacgacgaggacgacgacgacctcCATGCCAAGAACTGGCAGTCCTACAACGTCTGA